In one Desulfomicrobium macestii genomic region, the following are encoded:
- a CDS encoding TonB family protein produces MEGVHGKNHPPHPGQPFQARQCLVSVLCALLVHALALTAFGIWLGSGGAGSNGPMLMALELSGGGAGGGTSSGGQAGADESSLLPLLGDSATEPSSARTQGPPPTPPAPEAQNPVTEASSAPALPATPKTPAQTPISQARVEPNPPKQIPTKQPPVRQPVPEPKIQTPERTPDAGLVTADSPPDPVLNSPGDRTEHPEARKVQAGTPKLQAGAASPPQGTGQENRPGAAGAGTGVGARGSGGNRPSGSDGAGDSLVKFGTPGGPGIVRMALPRYPHEARRLGKEGIVVLRLALDEAGAVRDVEVLRGEGFGMEEASREAVLLSRFRPATIKGRPVACQVILPIHFKLR; encoded by the coding sequence GTGGAAGGCGTCCACGGGAAAAATCACCCCCCGCATCCCGGCCAGCCGTTTCAAGCCCGGCAATGCCTTGTCTCCGTGCTCTGCGCACTGCTGGTTCATGCCCTGGCCCTGACCGCGTTCGGGATATGGCTCGGCTCCGGCGGCGCAGGTTCGAACGGCCCCATGCTCATGGCCCTGGAGCTTTCCGGTGGCGGCGCGGGCGGCGGCACCTCTTCCGGAGGACAAGCCGGGGCCGACGAGTCTTCCCTGCTGCCCTTGCTGGGCGATTCGGCCACGGAGCCTTCCTCCGCCCGGACCCAAGGCCCTCCTCCCACGCCTCCGGCTCCCGAAGCGCAAAATCCGGTCACGGAGGCATCCTCCGCCCCTGCCCTGCCCGCTACCCCAAAGACGCCCGCGCAGACACCCATCAGTCAGGCGCGGGTTGAGCCCAATCCCCCCAAACAGATCCCAACGAAGCAGCCTCCTGTTCGGCAGCCTGTCCCCGAGCCGAAAATCCAAACCCCGGAAAGGACGCCAGACGCGGGCCTTGTCACTGCGGACTCGCCCCCGGACCCGGTCCTGAATTCGCCCGGCGACCGCACTGAGCACCCAGAAGCCCGGAAGGTCCAGGCCGGAACCCCCAAGCTTCAAGCCGGAGCCGCGAGCCCCCCCCAGGGCACAGGCCAGGAGAACCGGCCCGGCGCTGCCGGGGCCGGAACCGGCGTGGGCGCACGAGGTTCAGGAGGCAACAGACCAAGCGGCAGCGACGGCGCCGGGGACAGTCTGGTGAAGTTCGGAACCCCCGGCGGCCCTGGCATTGTCCGCATGGCCCTGCCCAGATACCCGCACGAAGCAAGACGTCTGGGCAAGGAAGGGATCGTGGTCCTGAGGCTTGCCCTGGATGAAGCCGGGGCCGTGCGCGACGTGGAAGTTCTGCGGGGCGAGGGTTTCGGCATGGAGGAAGCCTCCCGGGAAGCGGTCCTGCTTTCGCGTTTCCGCCCCGCGACCATCAAGGGCCGGCCCGTGGCCTGCCAGGTCATTTTGCCCATACATTTCAAGTTGCGCTAG
- a CDS encoding fumarate reductase iron-sulfur subunit, whose amino-acid sequence MGRLLQFEIFRYNPEDKDSAPHMQTFVLEETTNMTLFIALNRLREEQDPGLIFDFCCRAGICGACAMVINGRPGLACQTKTKDLPETITLMPLPVFKLIGDLSVDTGIWFREMYQKTESWIHTTKEFDPAKEEERMDNAVAEEIYELERCIECGCCISACGTARLRDDFMGAAALNRIARFVIDPRDQRTDNQYFDIIGNDYGIFGCMGLLACEDVCPKKLPLQNQLGFLRRKMGITAIKQFIRK is encoded by the coding sequence ATGGGACGATTGCTCCAGTTTGAAATATTCCGCTACAATCCCGAGGACAAGGACTCCGCTCCGCACATGCAGACCTTCGTGCTGGAGGAGACCACCAACATGACCCTGTTCATCGCGCTGAACCGCCTGCGCGAGGAACAGGACCCGGGCCTCATCTTCGACTTCTGCTGCCGGGCCGGCATCTGCGGCGCCTGCGCCATGGTCATCAACGGACGCCCGGGTCTGGCCTGCCAGACCAAGACCAAGGACCTGCCCGAGACCATCACGCTCATGCCTCTGCCCGTCTTCAAGCTCATCGGGGACCTGTCCGTGGACACGGGCATCTGGTTCCGCGAGATGTACCAGAAGACCGAATCATGGATTCACACCACCAAGGAGTTCGATCCGGCGAAGGAAGAGGAACGCATGGACAACGCCGTGGCCGAAGAGATCTACGAGCTCGAGCGCTGCATCGAATGCGGCTGCTGCATCTCGGCCTGCGGCACGGCGAGGCTGCGCGACGATTTCATGGGCGCGGCCGCCCTGAACCGCATCGCCCGCTTCGTCATCGATCCGCGCGATCAGCGCACGGACAACCAGTACTTCGACATCATCGGCAACGACTACGGCATCTTCGGCTGCATGGGTCTCCTCGCCTGCGAGGATGTCTGTCCCAAGAAGCTGCCCCTGCAGAACCAGCTCGGCTTTCTGCGGCGCAAAATGGGCATCACGGCCATCAAACAGTTTATCAGGAAATAG
- a CDS encoding DNA cytosine methyltransferase, whose translation MKSVELFAGAGGLAMGVTLAGFESLAVVEWDKWACDTIRENQKRAFPLVRDWPIWEGDVRAFDWSSIPQDIDLLAGGPPCQPFSMGGKHKAYGDKRDMFPATVEVVRSLKPKSFIIENVKGLTRSSFANYYQYILLQLEFPEVTRQHDECWSHHLKRLQSEKTSGALHGSGLTYNVVPTLVNAADHGVPQKRERVFIVGFRSDLGVEWSFPSASHSLDALLHTQWGSGEYWERHEIPKKNRPKITAALEAKVRKLGYLMSPPKEKPWRTVRDALAEVSDPRHSDGNFMNHAFQNGARSYPGHTGSPLDLPAKTLKAGDHGVPGGENMMVMDSGQVRYFSVRESARLQTFPDGYVLHGSWTEAMRQLGNAVPVALGRRVAASVAECLIAASTRQITQLRRWHVA comes from the coding sequence ATGAAATCAGTGGAACTTTTCGCCGGAGCCGGGGGGTTAGCCATGGGGGTCACCCTCGCTGGTTTTGAATCCCTTGCCGTGGTGGAATGGGATAAATGGGCTTGCGATACTATCCGGGAAAATCAAAAACGCGCCTTCCCTCTGGTCCGCGACTGGCCGATTTGGGAAGGCGATGTCCGTGCATTTGACTGGTCATCAATCCCGCAGGACATCGATTTGCTTGCGGGTGGCCCCCCTTGCCAGCCTTTTTCCATGGGCGGCAAGCACAAGGCTTACGGCGATAAACGCGATATGTTTCCGGCAACCGTCGAGGTGGTGCGTTCTCTGAAACCTAAATCCTTCATCATAGAAAACGTGAAAGGGCTGACTCGTTCCAGCTTCGCGAATTACTATCAGTACATATTGCTTCAACTGGAATTCCCTGAAGTCACACGCCAGCATGATGAATGCTGGTCACATCATCTTAAACGCCTCCAATCCGAAAAAACCTCTGGAGCGTTACATGGATCCGGGCTCACCTACAATGTCGTGCCCACATTGGTAAACGCTGCGGATCACGGTGTTCCGCAGAAACGAGAACGAGTTTTCATTGTCGGCTTCCGTTCCGATCTCGGGGTTGAATGGTCCTTTCCTTCCGCCTCGCACAGCCTCGATGCTCTGCTCCACACGCAGTGGGGCTCGGGCGAGTACTGGGAGCGCCATGAAATCCCAAAAAAAAATCGCCCGAAGATCACGGCTGCTTTGGAAGCCAAGGTTCGTAAACTAGGTTATCTTATGTCCCCGCCAAAAGAAAAACCCTGGCGGACAGTTCGAGATGCCTTGGCGGAGGTCTCGGATCCTCGCCATTCCGACGGCAACTTCATGAACCACGCTTTCCAAAATGGCGCCCGTTCGTACCCAGGGCATACAGGCAGCCCGCTTGACCTGCCTGCCAAAACCCTCAAGGCAGGGGATCATGGAGTGCCTGGCGGTGAAAACATGATGGTCATGGATAGCGGGCAAGTCCGATACTTCTCGGTGAGGGAGTCCGCGCGTCTCCAGACCTTTCCCGATGGATATGTGCTTCATGGCTCTTGGACGGAAGCAATGCGGCAACTCGGCAATGCCGTGCCGGTCGCCCTGGGTCGCCGGGTGGCTGCCTCCGTGGCGGAGTGCCTAATCGCCGCAAGTACACGACAAATCACACAATTAAGACGGTGGCATGTCGCATGA
- a CDS encoding fumarate hydratase, whose protein sequence is MRTLNATQVIDTVAKMCIDSNRYLPDDVRRRFAECAALEESPAAKEVFRQLTENYELAEETGLPLCQDTGLAVFFVEMGEDLRVEGMNIREAINEGVRKGYAEGFLRKSACDPLTRANTKDNTPAIVHFDIVPGDKLKIAFMAKGGGSENMSRVTMLAPAQGWAGIKKFVIERVAEAGPNPCPPTVVGIGVGGTFDYAPILAKKALLRKLDDTNPDPKLAEMEDELLEALNKLGIGPMGLGGKTTCLGVKIAMSPCHIASLPLAVNIQCHSSRHQEVEI, encoded by the coding sequence ATGCGAACACTGAACGCCACCCAAGTCATCGATACCGTGGCCAAGATGTGCATCGACTCCAACCGCTACCTTCCGGACGACGTGCGTCGGCGGTTCGCCGAGTGCGCGGCCCTGGAAGAATCCCCGGCGGCAAAGGAAGTCTTTCGCCAACTGACCGAAAATTATGAACTGGCAGAGGAAACGGGGCTGCCCCTGTGTCAGGACACGGGTCTTGCCGTCTTTTTCGTGGAGATGGGCGAGGACCTGCGCGTCGAGGGCATGAACATCCGCGAGGCCATCAACGAAGGCGTGCGCAAGGGCTACGCCGAGGGCTTTTTGCGTAAGTCCGCCTGCGACCCGCTGACCCGCGCCAACACCAAGGACAACACTCCGGCCATCGTCCACTTCGACATCGTGCCCGGCGACAAACTCAAGATCGCCTTCATGGCCAAGGGCGGCGGCAGCGAGAACATGTCCCGCGTGACCATGCTCGCCCCGGCCCAGGGCTGGGCAGGCATCAAGAAGTTCGTCATCGAGCGCGTGGCCGAAGCCGGCCCCAACCCCTGTCCGCCCACCGTGGTCGGCATCGGCGTGGGCGGCACCTTCGATTACGCCCCCATCCTGGCCAAGAAGGCGCTGCTCAGAAAACTCGACGACACGAATCCGGATCCCAAGCTGGCCGAAATGGAAGACGAACTGCTCGAAGCCCTGAACAAGCTCGGCATCGGGCCCATGGGCCTGGGCGGCAAGACCACGTGTCTGGGTGTCAAGATCGCCATGAGCCCCTGCCACATCGCGAGCCTGCCCCTGGCCGTGAACATCCAGTGTCATTCCTCCAGACACCAGGAGGTGGAAATCTGA
- a CDS encoding Fe-S-containing hydro-lyase translates to MAEYKLQTPLTDEAMAKLKAGDVVKLTGTIHTARDAAHKRLIDLLDKGEPLPFDLKGSVIYYVGPSPAPPGRPIGSAGPTTSYRMDTYAPRLHSLGCKASVGKGKRSDAVKQALKDHTAVYFGATGGAGALLSKCITAAKVIAFDELGPEAIRELTVVDFPLLVINDSHGGELYVQPDRKAAGLE, encoded by the coding sequence ATGGCCGAATACAAATTGCAGACCCCGCTGACGGACGAGGCCATGGCCAAGCTCAAGGCCGGTGACGTGGTCAAGCTGACGGGAACCATCCATACGGCGCGCGACGCGGCCCACAAGCGCCTCATCGACCTGTTGGACAAGGGCGAGCCCCTGCCTTTTGACCTCAAGGGCTCGGTCATCTACTACGTGGGCCCAAGCCCAGCGCCTCCCGGCCGCCCCATCGGTTCGGCCGGTCCTACCACCAGCTACCGCATGGACACCTACGCCCCGCGTCTGCATTCCCTCGGCTGCAAGGCATCGGTGGGCAAGGGCAAGAGGAGCGACGCGGTCAAGCAGGCCCTGAAAGACCACACGGCAGTGTATTTCGGCGCCACGGGCGGGGCCGGAGCGCTGCTGTCCAAGTGCATCACGGCGGCCAAGGTCATCGCCTTCGACGAGCTCGGGCCGGAGGCCATCCGCGAACTGACCGTGGTGGATTTTCCGCTGCTGGTCATCAATGATTCCCACGGCGGTGAATTGTACGTGCAGCCCGATCGCAAGGCGGCGGGGTTGGAATAG
- a CDS encoding malic enzyme-like NAD(P)-binding protein, which yields MALFTPQEALDYHSEVRPGKIEVVPVKPYSTQKHLTMAYSPGVAESCLAIAKDPDLTYKYTGRGNLVAVVSNGTAVLGLGNIGAYAGKPVMEGKGLLFKIFADVDVYDINLDVTDPDKLCEIVKAMEPTFGGINLEDIKAPECFYIEDKLKKEMGIPVFHDDQHGTAIISAAGLINALEITGKKIDEIRMVVSGAGSAAISCTRLYVALGMKPENIAMFDSRGHLHLGRTDLNDQKREFATEKAYASLGEAMVGADMFLGLSKAGVVNQDMVRSMAKDPIIFACANPVPEISYNEAKEARPDAIMGTGRSDFPNQINNVLGFPFIFRGALDVMASNINEEMKLAAAKALAELAKQPVPDYVVEAYGVDKLEFGIDYIIPKPVDLRLIEFESAAVAQAAMDTGVARKPIADMDAYRASLRERIAKSRERLDAFVKTYPQIF from the coding sequence ATGGCTCTGTTCACACCCCAGGAAGCCCTGGATTATCATTCCGAAGTGCGTCCCGGCAAAATCGAGGTTGTGCCGGTCAAGCCCTATTCCACCCAAAAGCATCTGACCATGGCCTACAGCCCGGGCGTGGCCGAGTCCTGTCTGGCCATCGCCAAGGACCCCGACCTGACCTACAAGTACACCGGCCGCGGCAACCTGGTGGCCGTCGTCTCCAACGGCACCGCAGTTCTGGGCCTGGGCAACATCGGCGCCTACGCCGGCAAGCCCGTCATGGAAGGCAAGGGCCTGCTGTTCAAGATTTTCGCCGACGTTGACGTTTACGACATCAACCTCGACGTGACCGATCCCGACAAGCTCTGCGAGATCGTCAAGGCTATGGAACCCACCTTTGGCGGCATCAACCTCGAAGACATCAAGGCCCCGGAATGTTTCTACATCGAGGACAAGCTCAAAAAGGAAATGGGGATCCCGGTCTTTCATGACGATCAGCACGGAACGGCCATCATCTCCGCCGCGGGCCTGATCAACGCCTTGGAAATCACCGGCAAGAAAATCGATGAAATACGCATGGTCGTGTCCGGCGCCGGTTCAGCGGCCATCTCCTGCACGCGCCTCTACGTGGCCCTGGGCATGAAGCCCGAGAACATCGCCATGTTCGACTCCCGCGGCCATCTGCACCTGGGCCGTACGGACTTGAACGACCAGAAACGCGAATTCGCCACCGAAAAAGCCTACGCGTCCCTGGGCGAAGCCATGGTCGGCGCGGACATGTTCCTGGGCCTGTCCAAAGCTGGCGTGGTCAATCAGGACATGGTCAGAAGCATGGCCAAGGACCCCATCATCTTCGCCTGCGCCAACCCCGTGCCCGAAATCTCCTACAACGAGGCCAAGGAAGCGCGCCCCGACGCCATCATGGGTACGGGACGCTCGGACTTCCCGAACCAGATCAACAACGTCCTGGGCTTCCCCTTCATCTTCCGCGGGGCCCTCGATGTCATGGCCTCGAACATCAACGAAGAGATGAAGCTGGCCGCAGCAAAGGCCCTGGCCGAACTGGCCAAGCAGCCGGTGCCGGACTACGTGGTTGAGGCGTACGGTGTGGACAAGCTGGAATTCGGCATCGACTACATCATCCCCAAACCCGTGGACCTGCGTCTCATCGAATTCGAATCCGCCGCCGTGGCCCAGGCCGCCATGGATACGGGCGTGGCCAGAAAGCCCATCGCGGACATGGACGCCTACCGCGCGAGCCTTCGCGAACGCATCGCCAAGTCCCGCGAACGTTTGGACGCCTTTGTGAAGACCTACCCGCAGATTTTCTAG
- a CDS encoding very short patch repair endonuclease, translated as MTDSLSSQERSERMSRIRGKDSAPEIRLRRLVHKLGYRYRLHVKELPGTPDLVFPSRRAVIFMHGCFWHRHEGCKLARLPKSKLDFWKKKLDSNKNRDALQQQRLYELGWRVLVIWECELDDADRLVMTIRKFLDEPTRGQS; from the coding sequence ATGACAGACTCGCTCTCCTCTCAGGAACGGAGTGAACGAATGTCTCGAATTCGCGGCAAGGATTCTGCTCCGGAAATACGACTTCGCCGCTTGGTGCACAAACTTGGATATCGGTACCGGCTTCACGTCAAGGAACTTCCCGGAACTCCAGACCTTGTGTTTCCATCTCGGCGCGCCGTCATCTTCATGCATGGTTGCTTCTGGCATCGCCACGAAGGCTGCAAGCTCGCCAGACTCCCAAAATCCAAGCTGGATTTTTGGAAGAAAAAATTGGATTCTAACAAAAATCGAGATGCTCTGCAGCAACAACGCTTGTACGAACTGGGCTGGCGCGTCTTGGTGATTTGGGAATGCGAACTGGATGACGCAGATCGGCTGGTCATGACCATCAGAAAATTTTTGGACGAACCCACGAGAGGGCAATCATGA
- a CDS encoding fumarate reductase flavoprotein subunit: protein MQTYYSDLLVIGAGLAGERVAVESALAGFNVICLSIVPARRSHSSAAQGGMQAALGNCAMGEGDNVDVHFMDTVKGSDWGCDQEVARLFADAAPIEMRRLAHWGVPWNRVVPGTSSYFKGGEKFEKFEKPEKEGLITARSFGGTAKWRTCYTSDGTGHAVMCTMDNKCAELGISVLDRKEAISLIHDGQQCMGAIVRCLRTGKLETYLAKATAICTGGFGRIYKATTNAVICDGGGHVIAQDTGVVPIGNPEAIQFHPTGIVPTDILVTEGCRGDGGTLLDVNEERFMHIYEPEKAELASRDVVSRRMTEHMRAGKGVQSAYGEHLWLDIRHLGDKHISTKLREVDEICQNFLGVDARTQLIPVRPTQHYTMAGVRTDKNGAAYGLKGLFSAGEAACWDMHGFNRLGGNSLAETVVAGGIIGVKIVEFLKGTETSFNTGVINAEAKRQQERIDNLISGRLGRENVYKVRAEMQEALMQGCFVFRNEKDLGTCVEVLQGLLERSARIGLVSKGLGANHEVAAALKIQGQVRLAMCIAQAALVRRESRGSHNREDFPARDDKNWLNRTLAYWPEGRTMPELKYEEATPHFEIPPGERGYGGGKIIHADQKEIEAKTITKSK, encoded by the coding sequence ATGCAAACCTATTATTCTGATCTTCTGGTTATCGGCGCGGGCCTTGCCGGCGAGCGCGTGGCCGTGGAATCCGCGTTGGCCGGTTTCAACGTCATCTGCCTGTCCATCGTTCCGGCCCGGCGTTCTCATTCCTCCGCTGCCCAGGGCGGCATGCAGGCTGCGCTTGGCAACTGCGCCATGGGCGAGGGTGACAATGTGGATGTGCATTTCATGGACACGGTCAAGGGCTCGGACTGGGGCTGCGACCAGGAAGTTGCCCGCCTCTTCGCCGACGCCGCGCCCATCGAGATGCGCCGCCTGGCCCACTGGGGCGTGCCGTGGAACCGCGTCGTTCCGGGCACATCCTCCTATTTCAAGGGCGGAGAGAAATTCGAGAAATTCGAGAAGCCCGAAAAGGAGGGCCTCATCACCGCCCGCTCCTTCGGCGGCACGGCCAAATGGCGCACCTGCTACACCTCCGACGGTACGGGCCATGCGGTCATGTGCACCATGGACAACAAGTGCGCGGAGCTGGGCATAAGCGTCCTGGACCGCAAGGAGGCCATCTCCCTCATCCACGACGGCCAGCAGTGCATGGGCGCCATCGTGCGCTGCCTGCGCACCGGCAAGCTCGAAACCTATCTGGCCAAGGCCACGGCCATCTGCACCGGCGGCTTCGGCCGCATCTACAAGGCCACGACCAACGCCGTCATCTGCGACGGTGGCGGCCATGTCATCGCCCAGGACACGGGCGTGGTGCCCATCGGCAATCCCGAGGCCATCCAGTTCCACCCCACGGGCATCGTGCCGACGGACATTCTGGTCACCGAAGGCTGCCGTGGCGACGGCGGGACGTTGCTGGACGTCAACGAAGAACGCTTCATGCACATCTACGAGCCCGAGAAGGCCGAACTGGCCTCCCGCGACGTGGTCTCGCGCCGCATGACCGAGCACATGCGCGCAGGCAAGGGCGTGCAGTCGGCCTACGGCGAACACCTCTGGCTCGACATCCGCCACCTCGGCGACAAGCACATCTCCACCAAGCTGCGCGAAGTTGACGAGATCTGCCAGAACTTCCTGGGCGTCGATGCCCGCACCCAGCTCATCCCCGTGCGGCCGACCCAGCACTACACCATGGCCGGCGTGCGCACGGACAAGAACGGCGCGGCCTATGGCCTGAAGGGCCTCTTCTCGGCAGGCGAGGCCGCCTGTTGGGACATGCACGGCTTCAACCGCCTGGGGGGCAACTCCCTGGCCGAGACCGTGGTCGCCGGCGGCATCATCGGCGTCAAGATCGTCGAATTCCTCAAAGGCACCGAGACGTCCTTCAATACGGGCGTCATCAATGCCGAGGCCAAGCGCCAGCAGGAGCGCATCGACAACCTGATCAGCGGGCGCCTGGGCAGGGAGAACGTCTACAAGGTCCGCGCCGAGATGCAGGAAGCGCTCATGCAGGGCTGCTTTGTGTTCCGCAACGAAAAGGATCTGGGCACGTGCGTGGAGGTTCTCCAGGGCTTGCTTGAGCGTTCCGCCAGGATCGGGCTGGTCTCCAAGGGCCTTGGCGCCAACCATGAAGTGGCCGCGGCGCTCAAGATCCAGGGCCAGGTCCGCCTGGCCATGTGCATCGCCCAGGCCGCCCTGGTGCGCCGGGAGAGCCGTGGCAGCCACAACCGCGAGGATTTCCCCGCCCGTGACGACAAGAACTGGCTGAACCGCACCCTGGCCTACTGGCCGGAGGGTCGGACCATGCCGGAACTCAAGTACGAAGAGGCGACCCCGCACTTCGAGATCCCTCCGGGAGAGCGCGGCTATGGCGGCGGCAAGATCATCCATGCCGACCAAAAGGAAATCGAGGCCAAGACCATCACGAAGAGCAAGTAA
- a CDS encoding succinate dehydrogenase/fumarate reductase cytochrome b subunit — MSVDATMHVVRPGRRDAYLDWLQMLTGAGLVLFMWCHMLLVSSVVLSPKIMDAIAWFFEASYMAQVGGPVIFITMIVHFILAARKIPFRAEGQKTIWAHAKMMHHADTWLWVVQAVTAMIVLIMGSVHMFVVLSDLPITALKSAARVQEGWGWFYLILLPSIELHVSVGFYRIGVKWGFIKTDGRPKAKKAENIMFAVFMTIGLVTLLRFAFLG, encoded by the coding sequence ATGTCCGTTGATGCCACCATGCATGTCGTGCGTCCGGGACGCCGGGATGCGTACCTCGACTGGCTTCAGATGCTCACCGGAGCGGGTCTTGTCCTGTTCATGTGGTGCCACATGCTGCTGGTCTCGTCCGTTGTCCTGTCCCCGAAAATCATGGACGCCATCGCCTGGTTCTTTGAGGCTTCTTACATGGCCCAGGTCGGCGGGCCCGTCATTTTCATCACCATGATCGTTCATTTCATCCTGGCCGCGCGCAAGATTCCATTCCGCGCCGAGGGACAGAAAACTATCTGGGCTCACGCCAAGATGATGCATCACGCCGATACCTGGCTGTGGGTCGTTCAGGCCGTGACGGCCATGATCGTGCTGATCATGGGCTCCGTGCACATGTTCGTGGTTCTGTCCGATCTGCCCATCACCGCCCTCAAATCCGCCGCGCGGGTGCAGGAAGGGTGGGGCTGGTTCTACCTGATCCTGCTGCCGAGCATCGAGCTGCATGTCTCCGTCGGTTTCTATCGCATCGGCGTCAAATGGGGCTTCATCAAGACCGATGGCCGACCCAAGGCCAAAAAGGCCGAAAACATCATGTTCGCCGTGTTCATGACCATCGGCCTTGTCACCTTGTTGCGTTTCGCATTTTTGGGCTAA
- a CDS encoding class I SAM-dependent rRNA methyltransferase has protein sequence MIFPVDAFHGFSYVLRSLRACDAQDFTARVIPMRSKEIIVDPQLIIVAGREKSLLRRHPWIFSGAVATVKGRPVSGQTVDVLGQNGQWLARASFSPKSQIMGRVWTFDAEEVIDGDFFLRRILQSAGRRKDFESAGNALRLVHSESDGLPGLILDRYAGVLVFQLLTAGMEFWRDAIIGALRNLFPEDAILERSDVDVRAKEGLAARTVVVHGQIPEQVGIHENGVKYLVDVQGGHKTGFYLDQRDSRLAVARAAGGREVLNCFSYTGGFGLAALGGGAAHVTQLDASAPALALAERNREANGFAPGSMDTVCGDAFQILRDWHREKRTFDLIVLDPPKFVDSKASLNRACRGYKDINLSALRLLNPGGRLFTFSCSGLMEDALFQKIVSDAALDAGRTGRIIHRLTQAGDHPVSLAFPEGAYLKGLEVLVD, from the coding sequence GTGATTTTTCCCGTGGACGCCTTCCACGGCTTTTCCTATGTCTTGCGCAGCCTGCGCGCCTGTGACGCGCAGGACTTCACCGCGCGGGTCATCCCCATGCGCAGCAAGGAAATCATCGTGGACCCACAACTCATCATCGTCGCGGGGCGGGAAAAATCTCTGCTCAGGCGTCATCCCTGGATCTTTTCCGGAGCCGTGGCCACTGTCAAGGGCAGACCTGTATCCGGGCAGACCGTCGATGTCCTGGGACAGAACGGACAATGGCTGGCCAGGGCCTCTTTTTCGCCCAAATCGCAGATCATGGGCCGGGTTTGGACTTTTGACGCCGAGGAAGTCATCGACGGGGATTTCTTTTTGCGCCGCATTCTTCAGTCGGCCGGCAGGAGAAAGGATTTCGAGAGTGCAGGCAATGCGCTGCGCCTGGTTCATTCCGAATCCGACGGGCTGCCCGGGCTGATTCTGGACCGCTACGCCGGGGTTCTTGTTTTTCAGCTGCTGACCGCGGGCATGGAGTTCTGGCGTGACGCCATTATCGGGGCGTTGCGGAACCTCTTTCCCGAAGACGCCATCCTTGAGCGCTCGGATGTGGATGTGCGGGCCAAGGAAGGGCTGGCCGCAAGGACAGTGGTCGTGCACGGCCAGATCCCCGAGCAGGTCGGGATTCATGAGAACGGCGTGAAATATCTGGTCGACGTGCAGGGCGGTCACAAGACCGGCTTCTATCTCGACCAGCGCGACAGCCGTCTGGCCGTGGCGCGGGCCGCCGGGGGGCGCGAGGTGCTGAACTGCTTCTCCTACACCGGCGGTTTCGGCCTGGCCGCGCTCGGTGGCGGGGCGGCGCACGTGACCCAGCTCGATGCCTCGGCTCCGGCCCTGGCCCTGGCCGAACGCAACCGGGAAGCCAACGGATTTGCGCCCGGGAGCATGGACACGGTCTGCGGCGACGCGTTCCAGATTCTGCGCGACTGGCACAGGGAAAAACGCACCTTCGACCTCATCGTCCTCGATCCGCCCAAATTCGTTGATTCCAAGGCCAGCCTGAACCGCGCCTGCCGGGGCTACAAGGACATCAACCTGAGCGCCTTGCGACTCCTGAATCCCGGAGGACGGCTTTTCACCTTCTCCTGCTCCGGCCTCATGGAAGACGCCCTGTTCCAGAAAATCGTGTCCGACGCCGCCCTGGACGCAGGCCGCACCGGCCGCATAATCCATCGCCTGACCCAGGCCGGCGACCATCCCGTCTCCCTGGCCTTTCCGGAAGGAGCCTATCTGAAGGGGCTTGAGGTGCTGGTGGATTGA
- a CDS encoding Eco29kI family restriction endonuclease → MTGANIIPFNPLDKRHLGESVGQAMLQRPAESLSALKPFEGAGIYALYYTGDFPAYAPLAAQNRGGRFTHPIYVGKAVPKGTRKGGNLDAVPGKALFSRLAQHARSIEESKNLDISDFHCRYLIVDDIWIPLGESLLIAKFSPIWNTLIDGFGNHDPGKGRHAGFRPRWDVLHPGRSWAESCQPRSETAEQIIREAKEYLTTVG, encoded by the coding sequence ATGACGGGAGCCAACATTATCCCCTTCAATCCCTTGGACAAGCGGCATCTTGGCGAAAGTGTTGGACAAGCCATGCTCCAGCGCCCTGCCGAATCCTTGAGCGCATTAAAACCTTTTGAAGGGGCAGGAATCTACGCATTGTATTATACTGGCGACTTCCCGGCCTATGCCCCGCTGGCGGCGCAAAATCGAGGCGGCAGATTCACTCATCCTATCTACGTCGGCAAAGCCGTCCCAAAAGGAACTCGCAAGGGGGGAAATCTTGACGCAGTTCCAGGAAAAGCCCTTTTCAGTAGGCTCGCGCAACATGCGCGAAGCATCGAAGAATCCAAAAACCTCGATATTTCAGATTTTCACTGTCGATACTTGATCGTGGACGACATCTGGATTCCTCTTGGAGAATCACTACTCATCGCCAAATTCAGTCCGATATGGAACACGCTTATTGATGGCTTTGGAAACCATGACCCGGGAAAAGGGCGGCATGCTGGTTTTAGACCCCGCTGGGACGTACTCCATCCAGGGCGCTCATGGGCTGAAAGCTGCCAGCCAAGAAGCGAAACCGCAGAGCAGATCATTCGTGAAGCCAAGGAATATTTGACGACCGTTGGCTAA